From the genome of Papaver somniferum cultivar HN1 chromosome 2, ASM357369v1, whole genome shotgun sequence, one region includes:
- the LOC113348382 gene encoding 40S ribosomal protein S13-like isoform X2 encodes MSNFRKDSAEDCSLDLQPVLTVRIWVNTEEHHQAGWNFSSPDVEDNTCKFAKNWLTPSQIDVILRDSHGLRVLHILKAHG; translated from the exons ATGTCAAACTTTCGGAAGGACTCAGCTGAGGATTGCAGCTTAGATTTACAACCT GTATTGACTGTTCGAATCTGGGTCAATACAGAAGAACACCACCAAGCTGGTTGGAACTTTTCTTCTCCTGAT GTTGAAGATAACACATGTAAGTTCGCAAAGAACTGGTTGACTCCATCTCAGATTGATGTCATTCTCAGGGATTCACATGGTTTAAGAGTTTTGCATATTCTTAAGGCTCATG GCTGA
- the LOC113348382 gene encoding uncharacterized protein LOC113348382 isoform X1 produces the protein MSNFRKDSAEDCSLDLQPVLTVRIWVNTEEHHQAGWNFSSPDVEDNTCKFAKNWLTPSQIDVILRDSHGLRVLHILKAHGTAITIVFWFIGPRDLFLYLLTLHEFDFNFHIQYSFSVFILNSCLFQL, from the exons ATGTCAAACTTTCGGAAGGACTCAGCTGAGGATTGCAGCTTAGATTTACAACCT GTATTGACTGTTCGAATCTGGGTCAATACAGAAGAACACCACCAAGCTGGTTGGAACTTTTCTTCTCCTGAT GTTGAAGATAACACATGTAAGTTCGCAAAGAACTGGTTGACTCCATCTCAGATTGATGTCATTCTCAGGGATTCACATGGTTTAAGAGTTTTGCATATTCTTAAGGCTCATGGTACGGCCATCACTATTGTTTTTTGGTTTATTGGACCTAGagatttgtttctttatcttcttaCACTTCATGAATTTGACTTCAATTTCCACATTCAATATAGCTTCTCTGTATTTATATTGAATTCTTGTTTGTTTCAACTATAG